In Fibrobacter sp. UWP2, the following are encoded in one genomic region:
- a CDS encoding helicase C-terminal domain-containing protein, translating into MRNIPDFVAVDLETTGLDFEKDEIIEVALVRFVAGQPAESVDYLVKPTAAKLRPFIESLTGISQADVDAAEEFASVAGKICAFVGDLPLVAHNAVFDSKFLKQTLGKVGIAYDDHVFWDSLTFSRIAYQDVVNHRLDTLTQTLNIERSRAHRALPDADACGRLFVMAYEKISKMDPWLIDALARVATDTDMSSLFDKADVDKKLDAPKYALPEEPTNVEAPPKTMAPRVSEFFKEGGLLSFAMEGFLPREGQQDYASVVERNMHKGGLCVLEAPTGSGKTLAYLVSAANKAVSGERVLISTATRALQEQLWNHDIPQVAQIYNGFLKPALLKGRDNYLCLRKFEDVLNAPANLLLPEEKDSFMALIPWVMSTQSGDINECASFSQARNRVLWSKLSSSAASCQGEKCPHYAKCPALCAKRRAMAANLVLVNHSLFLADLALDFALLPSYEHIVFDEAHRLPEISSQSLGRAVSFFSFRNVAKTLVPSRGKQDGLIHEMESRLAPDDTAHREECEQLIFELNETEKALHRFFMKIGKKVSRQKNGRGGYVYTKGILAEYEVDPKGVMDQFATAKERADKLFAALACYEANRGLVKDAYGCMEELSRFISDFEFAVKAGRPDWVFYLEEPFNPHTIKMHAYPLHSGSMWREKFYPWIKSATFTSATLAVQGDLNYFVKKMGMATLTGGKRPFLRLYNDDKPVDERRLVMITRYLPKPSLPEFSDALNDCLVKILPDVEENTLVLFTSVAMMMKAQAALAPAFAAKNKLLLCQHVDGVLDGLVSMFRKSRGACLLGCQSLWEGVDFPGDALKLLVITKLPFPNPSDPLVAGISAEMKARNENTFKDFFVPEAYMEMRQGLGRLLRGDEDSGKVLICDNRVVTESYGKTFARIWNFKHKQANSVDDIKRFL; encoded by the coding sequence ATGAGGAACATACCTGATTTTGTTGCTGTGGATTTGGAAACCACAGGCCTTGATTTCGAAAAAGACGAAATCATTGAAGTCGCCCTGGTGCGTTTTGTCGCCGGGCAGCCGGCGGAATCTGTCGATTACCTGGTGAAGCCGACCGCGGCTAAGCTCAGGCCCTTCATTGAATCCTTGACGGGCATTAGCCAGGCCGATGTGGACGCTGCCGAAGAATTTGCCTCTGTGGCAGGAAAGATTTGCGCCTTTGTGGGCGACCTTCCTCTTGTGGCGCACAATGCCGTTTTTGATTCCAAGTTCCTCAAGCAGACTCTGGGCAAGGTCGGGATTGCTTATGACGATCACGTGTTCTGGGATTCGCTGACCTTCTCGAGAATCGCCTATCAAGATGTGGTGAACCACCGCCTTGATACGTTGACCCAGACTTTGAATATTGAACGCAGCCGTGCGCACAGGGCGCTCCCCGATGCCGATGCTTGCGGACGCTTGTTTGTGATGGCATACGAAAAAATTTCCAAGATGGACCCGTGGCTGATTGACGCCCTCGCTCGTGTTGCCACCGACACCGATATGAGCTCCCTTTTTGACAAAGCGGATGTCGACAAAAAGTTGGATGCCCCCAAATACGCTTTGCCAGAGGAACCTACGAATGTCGAAGCGCCTCCCAAGACGATGGCGCCGCGCGTGAGCGAATTCTTTAAGGAAGGCGGTCTCCTTTCTTTTGCCATGGAGGGATTCCTGCCCCGAGAAGGCCAGCAGGACTACGCCTCGGTGGTGGAGCGCAACATGCACAAGGGAGGCCTCTGTGTGTTGGAAGCCCCGACCGGGTCCGGCAAGACTCTTGCTTACTTGGTGTCTGCAGCGAACAAGGCCGTTTCGGGTGAGCGTGTTTTGATTAGCACGGCGACCCGCGCTTTGCAGGAACAGCTTTGGAATCACGACATTCCGCAGGTGGCGCAAATCTATAACGGCTTTTTGAAACCGGCGCTTTTGAAGGGTCGAGACAACTACCTTTGCCTCCGAAAGTTTGAGGATGTGCTTAACGCTCCGGCGAATCTTTTGTTGCCCGAAGAAAAGGACTCGTTCATGGCGCTCATCCCGTGGGTCATGTCGACCCAGAGCGGCGACATCAACGAATGCGCTTCGTTTAGCCAGGCGCGCAATCGCGTTCTTTGGTCCAAGCTCTCTAGCAGTGCGGCTTCTTGCCAAGGCGAAAAGTGCCCGCATTACGCCAAGTGCCCGGCCTTGTGCGCCAAGCGTCGTGCCATGGCGGCAAACCTGGTGCTGGTGAACCATTCCCTGTTTTTGGCGGACCTTGCCTTGGATTTTGCGCTGTTGCCGTCTTACGAACACATTGTGTTCGACGAAGCGCATCGCCTGCCCGAAATCAGCAGCCAGTCCTTGGGACGTGCTGTCTCGTTCTTTAGCTTCCGCAATGTGGCCAAGACCTTAGTCCCCTCCCGTGGCAAGCAGGACGGCCTTATCCATGAAATGGAATCCCGCTTGGCCCCTGACGATACCGCCCACAGGGAAGAATGTGAACAGCTCATTTTTGAACTGAATGAAACCGAAAAGGCTTTGCATCGGTTCTTTATGAAGATTGGCAAGAAGGTCTCCCGCCAAAAGAACGGCCGCGGAGGCTACGTTTATACCAAGGGCATTTTGGCGGAATACGAAGTGGACCCGAAGGGTGTCATGGATCAGTTCGCGACAGCCAAGGAACGAGCCGATAAACTCTTTGCGGCGCTTGCCTGTTACGAAGCCAACCGCGGTTTGGTGAAGGACGCCTACGGTTGCATGGAAGAACTTTCCCGCTTCATTTCGGATTTTGAATTTGCGGTAAAGGCGGGGCGCCCCGACTGGGTGTTCTACCTTGAGGAACCTTTCAACCCGCATACGATCAAGATGCATGCCTACCCGCTCCATAGCGGTAGCATGTGGAGGGAAAAATTCTACCCGTGGATCAAGTCGGCCACGTTTACTTCGGCGACACTCGCCGTGCAGGGCGACCTCAACTACTTTGTGAAAAAGATGGGCATGGCGACCTTGACGGGTGGCAAGCGCCCGTTCCTGCGCCTGTACAACGACGACAAGCCTGTGGATGAGCGCCGCTTGGTCATGATTACGCGTTACCTGCCCAAGCCTTCTCTTCCGGAATTCAGCGACGCCTTGAACGACTGCCTGGTGAAAATTTTGCCTGATGTCGAAGAGAACACCCTGGTGCTCTTTACGAGTGTCGCCATGATGATGAAGGCGCAGGCGGCTCTGGCCCCTGCGTTTGCGGCGAAGAACAAACTGCTCTTGTGCCAGCATGTCGACGGGGTGCTCGACGGCCTTGTGTCCATGTTCCGCAAGTCTCGCGGCGCATGCCTCCTGGGTTGTCAAAGTCTATGGGAGGGCGTGGACTTCCCGGGCGATGCCCTCAAGCTCCTTGTGATAACCAAACTCCCGTTCCCGAATCCGTCCGACCCGCTGGTGGCGGGAATCTCTGCCGAGATGAAGGCGCGTAACGAGAATACCTTCAAGGACTTCTTTGTGCCCGAAGCCTACATGGAAATGCGCCAGGGATTGGGCCGCCTCCTTCGTGGTGATGAAGATTCTGGGAAGGTGCTGATATGCGACAATCGCGTGGTGACGGAATCCTACGGCAAGACGTTTGCCCGCATTTGGAACTTCAAACACAAGCAGGCCAATTCGGTCGACGACATCAAACGCTTCCTGTAG
- a CDS encoding c-type cytochrome, which yields MQMWRNKIIFVLALYALVLGVASAQKPNDIKPLPGSEGDTLTREDARMAYLVYKLLDKDGNIIGADLKRGDKLFFQNCRPCHGEDGMRINFNPGGKPEFIGIRARNDMPTFWYQMNFGDEDRNMEAYYDEISLDEMRDIAAFAKTLP from the coding sequence ATGCAGATGTGGCGGAACAAGATAATATTTGTGCTAGCGCTCTATGCGCTGGTCCTTGGCGTGGCATCGGCACAAAAACCGAACGACATCAAACCGCTTCCAGGCTCCGAAGGCGACACCCTCACTCGCGAAGACGCCCGGATGGCCTACCTGGTTTACAAGCTGCTCGACAAGGACGGGAACATCATCGGCGCCGACCTCAAGCGCGGGGACAAACTCTTTTTCCAAAACTGCAGACCCTGCCACGGCGAAGACGGCATGCGCATCAACTTCAACCCGGGCGGCAAGCCGGAGTTCATTGGAATCCGTGCCCGCAACGACATGCCTACTTTTTGGTATCAAATGAACTTTGGCGACGAAGACCGCAACATGGAAGCCTACTACGACGAAATCAGCCTAGACGAAATGCGGGACATCGCCGCCTTCGCCAAGACGCTTCCCTAA
- a CDS encoding SGNH/GDSL hydrolase family protein, which produces MKKCVCVLAMLAFAASAFGGEALDPSLKSHLYFLGRWDHRATGSYASAPNANVQFNANAKSIVFDLEGYSRWRFDVDGKPMSYFETKGHKITKKLGAVGDGKDHRYRLIKISESNPGEVCLHNITLDASGKFGPAPAPSNRRIEFVGDSYTVGFGNEGTNQDPAEMEFEKTDASKSYAFLLSESLKADFQVNAVSGRGLVRNYANIAPGWNLVKLYNYTVAGVASTSTDTVQWDLNQFHPQVIVIFVGINDFQGEPPYADKRVFSAAYARFLDKLRAAHPNVKFLLLSTKVWPNDDLTPTVQAIYDEQIAQGHRDVEFKVLQTENVGLLGHPDVRAHQEMANTIRPIVARLGGWLSR; this is translated from the coding sequence ATGAAAAAATGTGTGTGTGTTCTAGCCATGCTGGCTTTTGCCGCCAGCGCCTTTGGGGGTGAAGCCTTGGATCCGTCGTTAAAGTCTCATCTTTATTTTTTGGGTCGCTGGGACCATCGGGCTACGGGCTCCTATGCCAGTGCCCCTAACGCTAACGTCCAGTTCAACGCCAATGCCAAGTCCATTGTGTTTGACTTGGAAGGATATTCCCGCTGGCGTTTTGATGTGGACGGGAAACCCATGAGCTATTTTGAGACCAAGGGTCACAAGATTACCAAGAAACTGGGTGCCGTGGGCGACGGCAAGGACCACCGCTACCGCCTGATCAAGATTAGCGAAAGTAATCCGGGGGAAGTCTGCCTGCACAACATCACCTTGGACGCCTCGGGCAAGTTCGGCCCTGCTCCGGCGCCCTCGAACCGCCGTATTGAGTTTGTTGGCGATTCCTATACCGTGGGTTTTGGCAACGAGGGGACTAACCAGGATCCTGCCGAAATGGAATTCGAAAAGACGGATGCATCCAAGAGCTATGCCTTTTTGCTTTCTGAAAGTTTAAAGGCGGATTTTCAGGTGAATGCGGTCAGTGGCCGCGGCTTAGTGCGTAACTATGCGAACATCGCCCCGGGCTGGAACCTTGTTAAGCTCTACAATTACACCGTTGCCGGCGTCGCTTCAACCAGCACCGATACGGTGCAGTGGGACTTGAACCAGTTCCACCCGCAAGTCATAGTCATCTTTGTGGGGATTAACGATTTCCAGGGCGAACCTCCCTATGCAGACAAGCGTGTGTTCAGTGCCGCCTACGCACGTTTTTTGGACAAACTACGTGCTGCACACCCCAATGTAAAGTTCCTGTTACTTTCTACGAAAGTCTGGCCCAACGACGACCTGACTCCCACGGTCCAGGCTATTTATGACGAACAAATTGCCCAAGGGCACCGCGATGTGGAGTTCAAGGTTCTCCAGACCGAAAATGTCGGACTTTTGGGTCATCCCGATGTCCGGGCCCACCAGGAGATGGCGAATACCATAAGGCCAATTGTGGCTAGACTGGGCGGTTGGCTCTCCCGTTAA
- a CDS encoding GGDEF domain-containing protein, which produces MEKIYALFRMNILIFALLAATVIALFAYQNGLDDIEFLNLSDYPYVLAQSDSADGGSSAIAMERTDSSIIVDYELKEGYAYPYAGVKIFLGDGKIRGKDLSHYDSIFVWIKPRGEGTVRLYMRAYDSTFYRQDDETSLKFNEIEFFPLEETYPAVFVPQEFRVASWWVAQNEINVHKARVDLSNIPLIEIQTGTNAPLGYGTLEIKGLCFKGKKIAKVDLVTFLVAVWFVTFLIILVIRFFDYSRERAANKKKQEELEKNLAALQIEKSEYEKSSKEDPLTGCLNRAGFSSILLREQENLSKNGSPVSFVMLDIDHFKLVNDTYGHSVGDEVLVNLTKLIQGKIRNTDALVRWGGEEFVILCGDTPIQNAQFLAEKLRVAIENTALIKQQQVTCSFGIAEMIPNEDPKKLFERADKALYAAKEGGRNRVVSATFKRR; this is translated from the coding sequence ATGGAAAAGATCTATGCTCTGTTCAGGATGAACATCCTGATATTTGCGTTGTTGGCTGCGACGGTTATAGCCCTTTTTGCATATCAGAACGGTCTTGACGACATTGAGTTCCTGAACCTTTCCGATTATCCCTATGTGCTGGCCCAGTCTGATTCTGCCGATGGCGGCTCCTCTGCCATTGCCATGGAACGCACGGACTCTTCCATCATTGTGGACTATGAACTCAAGGAAGGCTACGCCTACCCGTACGCCGGCGTCAAGATTTTCTTGGGCGATGGTAAGATCCGCGGCAAGGACCTTTCCCATTACGACAGCATTTTCGTGTGGATCAAGCCCCGTGGCGAAGGAACGGTGCGCCTCTATATGCGTGCCTATGATTCCACGTTCTACCGCCAGGATGACGAGACCTCGCTCAAGTTCAACGAGATTGAATTCTTCCCGCTTGAGGAGACCTATCCGGCAGTGTTCGTCCCCCAGGAATTCCGCGTGGCGAGCTGGTGGGTGGCGCAGAACGAAATCAACGTACACAAGGCCCGCGTAGACCTTTCCAACATCCCGCTCATCGAAATCCAGACCGGTACCAACGCTCCGCTGGGTTATGGAACTCTCGAGATCAAGGGCCTTTGCTTCAAGGGCAAAAAGATTGCCAAGGTGGACTTGGTGACATTCCTTGTCGCAGTTTGGTTCGTGACCTTCCTTATCATTTTGGTGATCCGCTTCTTTGACTACAGCCGCGAACGTGCCGCCAACAAAAAGAAGCAGGAAGAACTGGAGAAGAACCTGGCTGCCTTGCAGATCGAGAAGAGTGAGTACGAGAAGTCCAGCAAGGAGGACCCGCTCACGGGTTGTCTCAATCGTGCGGGCTTCAGCAGCATCCTTTTGCGCGAGCAGGAGAACCTGAGCAAAAATGGCAGTCCGGTTTCGTTCGTGATGCTCGACATCGACCACTTCAAGCTGGTGAACGACACTTACGGCCATAGCGTGGGTGACGAAGTCCTGGTGAACCTCACCAAGCTCATCCAGGGCAAGATCCGTAACACCGATGCCTTGGTGCGTTGGGGTGGCGAAGAGTTTGTAATCCTCTGCGGCGATACGCCTATCCAGAATGCGCAGTTCCTGGCTGAAAAGCTTCGTGTCGCCATCGAGAACACCGCGCTCATCAAGCAGCAACAGGTGACCTGCTCCTTCGGTATTGCCGAGATGATCCCGAACGAGGATCCCAAGAAGCTGTTCGAGCGCGCCGACAAGGCCCTCTATGCGGCCAAGGAAGGCGGACGTAACCGCGTGGTCAGCGCTACGTTCAAACGTCGCTAG
- a CDS encoding TIGR02147 family protein has translation MEPIFEYTDYREWLRDAFDDFKKRKSVISWRYMAMKLGADPGNLLRVSQGKIHLTLSLVEPMAEFFELNEKESAYWTELVYFGRAKTDAEALNHYEKMQMLKGIPLKRLAKKELEFYRHWYCNAIRSIIGICKFKDDYEGLAESCTPAITVDEAKNAVKLLYDLNMISKDRDGFWKVNDTFVSTGGNWRSEAVRAFQKETIRLAGESLERHAPPLRDISTVTMTFNMNDIALIREKIKEFRSELLRMSQEGSGDDTVFQLNVQLFPIGFAKKLQEEAK, from the coding sequence GTGGAACCGATATTCGAATATACCGACTACAGGGAATGGTTGCGGGATGCTTTTGACGATTTTAAAAAGCGCAAGTCCGTGATCTCCTGGCGCTATATGGCGATGAAGCTCGGGGCGGACCCGGGCAATCTGCTCCGCGTATCCCAGGGGAAGATTCACCTGACGCTTTCCCTTGTGGAGCCCATGGCGGAGTTCTTCGAGTTGAACGAGAAGGAATCCGCCTATTGGACCGAACTGGTGTATTTTGGCCGTGCCAAAACCGATGCCGAAGCGCTGAACCATTACGAAAAGATGCAGATGCTCAAGGGCATCCCGCTGAAGCGCCTTGCCAAGAAGGAATTGGAATTCTACCGTCATTGGTATTGCAACGCCATCCGCTCCATTATTGGCATTTGCAAGTTCAAGGACGATTACGAAGGCTTGGCGGAGAGCTGTACGCCGGCAATTACGGTTGACGAGGCAAAAAATGCCGTCAAACTTTTGTATGATTTAAACATGATTTCGAAGGACAGGGATGGTTTTTGGAAGGTCAACGACACCTTCGTGAGCACCGGTGGAAACTGGCGTTCCGAGGCGGTTCGTGCTTTCCAAAAGGAGACTATCCGTTTGGCCGGGGAATCGCTGGAACGTCATGCACCGCCTCTGCGCGATATCAGTACGGTCACAATGACCTTCAACATGAATGACATTGCCTTGATCCGCGAAAAGATCAAGGAATTCCGTAGCGAGCTTTTGCGCATGTCCCAGGAAGGTTCCGGTGACGACACCGTGTTCCAGCTGAATGTGCAGTTGTTCCCGATTGGCTTTGCCAAAAAACTCCAGGAGGAAGCGAAATGA
- a CDS encoding polyprenyl synthetase family protein, producing the protein MQSIEKEAVIAQEYLARIAKEAEAKFDEHLPPVEDRPCRLHEAMRYSMFAGGKRLRPGLVKATFDMFGGKGDSVWYATSALEMLHTFSLIHDDLPCVDNDDYRRGKLTSHKKFGEATAVMAGDALCVQAFELIAKTGNARAIETLAHLLGTYGMIGGEMTDIECEGKEVSLEIVDYIHYHKTAALIEASLLVGSLLAGASEKDMEIIRNYGRSIGLAFQIVDDILDIVSTTEELGKDAGSDIEKGKATYPSIVGLEKSRERAKELYDESIRVLDGLSCDTGILRAIAAFIITRVK; encoded by the coding sequence ATGCAATCTATTGAAAAAGAAGCGGTTATTGCTCAAGAATATCTTGCCCGCATCGCCAAAGAAGCGGAAGCTAAATTTGATGAACATCTCCCTCCGGTAGAGGACCGTCCGTGCCGTTTGCACGAGGCTATGCGCTATTCCATGTTTGCCGGTGGCAAGCGTTTGCGCCCCGGTCTTGTCAAGGCGACTTTTGACATGTTTGGTGGTAAGGGCGATTCCGTTTGGTACGCGACCAGTGCCCTTGAGATGCTCCACACCTTTAGCCTTATTCACGACGACCTCCCGTGCGTCGATAACGACGACTACCGCCGTGGCAAGCTTACGAGCCATAAAAAGTTTGGCGAGGCTACCGCTGTGATGGCGGGGGACGCCCTCTGCGTACAGGCGTTTGAACTGATTGCCAAAACGGGCAATGCCAGGGCCATCGAGACTTTGGCGCACCTCCTTGGGACTTACGGCATGATCGGTGGAGAAATGACCGACATTGAATGCGAAGGCAAAGAGGTGAGCCTCGAAATCGTCGACTACATCCATTACCACAAGACTGCGGCCCTGATCGAGGCCTCGCTTTTGGTGGGCTCCCTGCTTGCAGGCGCTAGCGAGAAGGACATGGAGATTATCCGCAATTACGGCCGCTCCATTGGGCTTGCCTTCCAGATTGTGGACGACATTTTGGACATCGTCTCTACGACCGAGGAACTGGGCAAGGACGCCGGTTCCGATATCGAGAAGGGTAAGGCGACTTACCCCTCCATCGTGGGTCTCGAAAAGTCGAGGGAACGCGCCAAGGAACTTTATGACGAGTCCATCCGCGTTTTGGATGGCCTCAGCTGCGATACGGGCATCCTTCGTGCAATCGCCGCGTTTATCATTACCAGGGTTAAGTAA
- the dxs gene encoding 1-deoxy-D-xylulose-5-phosphate synthase, with the protein MELKNVKSPQDIKHCSVEELYDLASQVRETIIGQVAKHGGHLASSLGVVELTLALHYVFNAPDDKIVWDVGHQAYVHKLLTGRYDRFDTLRQQNGISGFLKRHESEYDCFGAGHATTSISAALGFAVARNHFDRKNNVVAVIGDGSMTGGMAYEALNNAGLAKQNMTIILNDNKMSIAPNVGGFSKYLNRVISDPVYNKMRSDLDRLMTRLPGVLGMRFRDLFLQVEKAAKNAVKPGAFFEDLGIRYFGPIDGHDINELIMILQRVKSQPGPCIVHVLTEKGRGLDAAEKNPTKFHGTGPFDPESGLPLAPGKKNPSLTSVFGTTLLELAKKDKRIMGITAAMPTGCGMDIVAKELPDRVIDVGIAEEHAVTFAAGLACDGVVPVVAIYSSFMQRAYDQIIHDIALQNLHVVLVLDRAGLVGADGPTHHGAFDLSFLRTVPGLTLMAPSNENELRDMITASIDMEGPVAIRYPRGTALAEELAAPSGAFDAKCPKVLEQGKDILLLGAGFMTNELKKTAKVLKENGYSPTLVDARFIKPLDEDCYRHLFDSHKVIVTLEDNTRIGGYGSAVLDLLTDLGYTDKKLFRFGLPDSFVEQGNIQDLYKLLKIDGESVAKQLLEKL; encoded by the coding sequence ATGGAACTCAAAAACGTAAAGAGTCCCCAGGACATAAAGCACTGCTCGGTCGAGGAACTGTATGACCTCGCCTCGCAAGTGCGCGAGACAATTATTGGCCAGGTCGCCAAGCACGGCGGTCACTTGGCCTCTAGCCTTGGTGTCGTGGAGTTGACGCTTGCGCTCCATTATGTGTTCAATGCTCCCGACGACAAGATTGTGTGGGATGTGGGTCACCAGGCGTATGTGCACAAGCTTTTGACAGGCCGCTATGACCGCTTTGACACCCTACGCCAGCAGAACGGCATCTCGGGTTTTTTAAAGCGCCACGAGAGCGAATACGACTGCTTTGGCGCGGGGCATGCCACCACTTCCATTTCTGCGGCGCTCGGCTTTGCTGTGGCCCGCAACCACTTTGACCGCAAGAACAACGTGGTGGCGGTCATTGGTGACGGTTCTATGACTGGTGGTATGGCCTACGAAGCCCTCAACAATGCAGGCCTTGCCAAGCAGAACATGACCATCATCTTGAACGACAACAAGATGAGCATCGCCCCGAACGTGGGCGGATTCAGCAAGTACCTGAACCGCGTGATTTCGGACCCCGTCTACAACAAGATGCGCTCTGACCTGGACCGCCTCATGACACGCCTACCGGGCGTGTTGGGAATGCGTTTCCGCGACCTGTTTTTGCAGGTCGAGAAAGCCGCCAAGAACGCCGTGAAGCCGGGGGCGTTCTTCGAAGATTTGGGCATTCGTTACTTTGGACCTATCGACGGTCACGACATCAACGAGCTGATTATGATATTGCAGCGCGTGAAGTCCCAACCGGGTCCGTGCATTGTGCATGTGCTGACCGAGAAGGGGCGCGGTCTTGATGCCGCCGAAAAGAACCCAACCAAGTTCCATGGTACAGGTCCGTTCGACCCCGAGAGCGGTCTTCCGCTGGCGCCGGGAAAAAAGAACCCGTCGCTCACGAGCGTGTTCGGTACGACGCTTTTGGAACTTGCGAAAAAGGACAAGCGCATTATGGGCATCACAGCCGCCATGCCTACTGGCTGCGGCATGGATATTGTGGCGAAGGAATTGCCCGACCGCGTGATTGACGTGGGTATTGCCGAGGAACATGCGGTGACGTTTGCCGCGGGGCTTGCCTGCGATGGCGTGGTGCCTGTGGTCGCCATCTACTCGTCGTTCATGCAGCGCGCCTATGACCAGATTATACACGACATCGCTTTGCAGAACTTGCACGTGGTGCTGGTGCTGGACCGCGCCGGCTTGGTGGGTGCCGATGGTCCCACGCACCATGGCGCTTTTGACTTGTCGTTCTTGCGTACTGTTCCTGGGCTTACCCTCATGGCGCCCAGCAACGAAAACGAACTTAGGGATATGATAACAGCCTCCATCGACATGGAAGGCCCTGTCGCTATCCGCTATCCCCGCGGCACGGCTTTGGCCGAGGAACTCGCCGCACCGTCTGGAGCCTTTGATGCCAAGTGTCCGAAGGTTCTGGAACAGGGCAAAGACATCCTGCTGCTTGGCGCAGGCTTTATGACGAACGAATTGAAGAAGACGGCAAAGGTCTTGAAAGAAAACGGATACAGCCCGACGCTCGTGGATGCCCGCTTTATCAAGCCCCTGGATGAGGATTGCTACCGCCACCTCTTTGATTCCCACAAGGTGATTGTCACTCTGGAAGACAACACCCGTATCGGCGGCTACGGATCCGCCGTTCTGGATCTTTTGACCGACCTCGGTTACACCGACAAGAAGTTGTTCCGTTTCGGTCTCCCAGACAGTTTTGTGGAACAGGGCAATATCCAGGATTTGTACAAACTCTTGAAAATTGACGGCGAGTCCGTCGCAAAACAATTATTGGAAAAACTATGA
- a CDS encoding RNA methyltransferase: MSEENKPQRTVRSTFDRKFGVSEKKDERRPREDRERRDDRREEGRTFGDRPRRDDRPFRGDRPRGSYGLREDGSRREGDGRFDRERRPRRFGDKPFGGRGGRFGRGGDRPFRSFNPEEHAPVYRQRPEQKAEVVADEALDEAALEARAAQAESNADPVSNPPWFRKLLALTTEKGREREGCFLGEGIHVVYELVTKHREVVISVYAVEGFENEELIEKINDAEITIHMLTAEQMKQLSSTVTPQGIIAYCRIANTKPVYESSRSVITLVDAVQDPGNLGTLFRTSLGFDSDGMVLGSGTVSPFNPKVVRGSSGTFLRVPFEFDIDMVDHINFLHSKGYTVIATDLHAKQSLRDIPAHKLRKMAFLVGNEGAGTNPRLIELADETVKIPMSSELESLNVSVAHGILSYEAAQIQKELK; this comes from the coding sequence ATGAGCGAAGAAAACAAACCGCAGCGCACTGTGCGTAGCACTTTTGACCGTAAGTTCGGCGTGAGCGAAAAGAAGGACGAACGTCGCCCTCGTGAAGACCGTGAACGCCGTGATGATCGTCGTGAAGAGGGTCGTACTTTTGGGGACCGTCCCCGTCGTGATGACCGTCCGTTCCGTGGCGATCGCCCGCGTGGTTCGTATGGCCTGCGCGAAGATGGCAGCCGTCGTGAAGGCGATGGCCGCTTTGACCGCGAACGCCGTCCGCGCCGTTTTGGCGACAAGCCGTTTGGTGGCCGCGGAGGCCGCTTTGGCCGTGGCGGGGACCGCCCGTTCCGCAGCTTCAACCCTGAGGAGCACGCTCCGGTTTACCGCCAGCGTCCCGAGCAAAAGGCCGAAGTCGTTGCCGACGAAGCTTTGGACGAAGCCGCCCTTGAAGCACGCGCCGCCCAGGCGGAGAGCAATGCCGACCCTGTTTCGAATCCGCCCTGGTTCCGCAAGCTTTTGGCGCTCACGACCGAAAAGGGCCGCGAACGTGAAGGTTGTTTCCTTGGCGAAGGCATCCACGTGGTGTACGAACTGGTGACCAAGCATCGCGAAGTCGTCATCTCTGTTTACGCTGTCGAAGGCTTTGAGAACGAAGAGCTCATCGAAAAAATCAACGATGCTGAAATCACCATCCACATGCTGACGGCAGAGCAAATGAAACAGCTGTCGTCTACGGTGACGCCGCAGGGCATCATTGCCTACTGCCGCATCGCCAACACCAAGCCTGTTTATGAATCCAGCCGCAGCGTGATTACGCTGGTGGACGCCGTGCAGGATCCGGGTAACCTCGGGACGCTCTTCCGCACGAGTCTCGGTTTTGATTCCGATGGCATGGTCCTCGGCAGTGGTACGGTGAGCCCGTTCAACCCCAAGGTGGTTCGCGGTTCCAGTGGCACCTTCCTTCGTGTGCCGTTCGAGTTCGATATCGATATGGTGGACCACATCAACTTCCTCCACAGCAAGGGATATACCGTGATTGCGACGGACTTGCACGCCAAGCAGAGTCTTCGCGATATTCCGGCGCACAAGCTCCGCAAAATGGCCTTCCTCGTGGGTAACGAGGGCGCCGGTACCAACCCGCGCCTCATTGAACTTGCCGACGAAACGGTCAAGATCCCGATGAGCAGCGAACTGGAATCTCTCAATGTGTCTGTGGCCCATGGAATTCTCTCCTATGAGGCCGCCCAGATCCAGAAGGAACTCAAGTAA